The Rhea pennata isolate bPtePen1 chromosome Z, bPtePen1.pri, whole genome shotgun sequence genome includes a region encoding these proteins:
- the GOLM1 gene encoding Golgi membrane protein 1 isoform X3, with protein sequence MGQTRNDVLPEDIEQKKQLFFPGWKVSTLVGFFCFFFFCLFFLMIGLGNSRRGMKSPPLLVAALLACIIVLGFNYWIASSRSVDLQNRIMELEGRVRRAAAERGAVELKKNEFQGELEKQREQIDKIQSLHSFQMENANRLHLEEKATLMNNITTNERLIQNLQEHLKELQTEYGKLQLDVYQFQKNQTNLQRKFSYDLSQCINQMKELKEQCEERINELTKKGSDVSKIKENKDFSEDSKKNLQVNVQLPAFKQVEFQQAGLEQQKADEDVPRVAPTAKETNTPQAKERKIGLVAIRKQEPKAEEEGHFSELKNAQDSLKVSAGTKEMPPEPEKGLNAYENEKHVAGLEAVEPAAEQTANEEVEREQLLNYDARQDDLHPGKDGQRGQEALNQDKNVDYNLDENEAESETDKQAALAGIENNLHVQNHEENVKNHLLDQVEEQEVVNKGGS encoded by the exons gTTTCCAcacttgtgggttttttttgttttttttttttttgtttgttttttttaatgataggGCTAGGAAACAGCCGCCGAGGGATGAAGTCTCCACCTCTTCTCGTAGCTGCACTCCTGGCATGTATCATTGTCTTGGGCTTCAATTACTGGATTGCAAGTTCTCGCAGTGTGGATTTGCAG aaTCGGATCATGGAACTGGAAGGCAGAGTccgcagagcagcagcagagagaggtgCGGTTGAGCTAAAGAAGAATGAATTCCAAGGAGAGCTAGAGAAGCAGCGAGAGCAGATTGATAAAATCCAATCCTTGCACAgttttcagatggaaaatgcCAACAGACTACATCTGGAAGAGAAG GCAACACTGATGAATAACATCACAACAAATGAGCGATTGATCCAGAATCTACAAG AACACTTGAAAGAGTTACAGACTGAATATGGAAAGCTGCAGCTGGATGTTTACCAGTTTCAGAAGAACCAGACTAACCTTCAGAGGAAGTTCTCATATGACCT GTCACAATGCATCAACCAgatgaaagaattaaaagaacaatgtgaagaaagaataaatgagcTTACAAAAAAAGGTAGTGATGTATCAAAgatcaaagaaaacaaagacttcTCAGAAGATTCCAAAAAGAATCTCCAG GTTAATGTTCAACTCCCTGCCTTTAAGCAAGTGGAGTTCCAGCAGGCTGGCCTGGAACAGCAGAAAGCTGATGAAGATGTACCCAGAGTAGCACCTACAGCAAAAGAGACAAACACTCCTCAGGCTAAAG aaagaaaaattggtCTTGTTGCCATCAGAAAACAGGAGCctaaagcagaggaagaggggCATTTCAGTGAACTGAAAAACGCCCAGGATTCACTCAAGGTTTCCGCAGGCACTAAGGAGATGCCACCTGAGCCAGAGAAAGGACTGAATGcgtatgaaaatgaaaaacatgtaGCTGGGCTAGAGGCTGTagagccagcagcagagcagactgcCAATGAGGAGGTGGAGCGGGAGCAGCTCTTAAATTACGATGCTCGGCAGGATGACCTGCACCCTGGAAAGGATG GCCAACGTGGACAGGAAGCACTGAACCAGGACAAAAATGTTGACTACAATTTAGATGAGAATGAAGCTGAATCCGAaacagacaagcaagcagcGCTTGCAGGAATTGAAAATAACTTGCAcg TTCAAAACCATGAAGAGAATGTGAAGAATCACTTACTTGATCAAGTAGAAGAACAAGAGGTTGTGAACAAGGGAGGTTCATGA
- the GOLM1 gene encoding Golgi membrane protein 1 isoform X5, which yields MKSPPLLVAALLACIIVLGFNYWIASSRSVDLQNRIMELEGRVRRAAAERGAVELKKNEFQGELEKQREQIDKIQSLHSFQMENANRLHLEEKATLMNNITTNERLIQNLQEHLKELQTEYGKLQLDVYQFQKNQTNLQRKFSYDLSQCINQMKELKEQCEERINELTKKGSDVSKIKENKDFSEDSKKNLQVNVQLPAFKQVEFQQAGLEQQKADEDVPRVAPTAKETNTPQAKERKIGLVAIRKQEPKAEEEGHFSELKNAQDSLKVSAGTKEMPPEPEKGLNAYENEKHVAGLEAVEPAAEQTANEEVEREQLLNYDARQDDLHPGKDGQRGQEALNQDKNVDYNLDENEAESETDKQAALAGIENNLHVQNHEENVKNHLLDQVEEQEVVNKGGS from the exons ATGAAGTCTCCACCTCTTCTCGTAGCTGCACTCCTGGCATGTATCATTGTCTTGGGCTTCAATTACTGGATTGCAAGTTCTCGCAGTGTGGATTTGCAG aaTCGGATCATGGAACTGGAAGGCAGAGTccgcagagcagcagcagagagaggtgCGGTTGAGCTAAAGAAGAATGAATTCCAAGGAGAGCTAGAGAAGCAGCGAGAGCAGATTGATAAAATCCAATCCTTGCACAgttttcagatggaaaatgcCAACAGACTACATCTGGAAGAGAAG GCAACACTGATGAATAACATCACAACAAATGAGCGATTGATCCAGAATCTACAAG AACACTTGAAAGAGTTACAGACTGAATATGGAAAGCTGCAGCTGGATGTTTACCAGTTTCAGAAGAACCAGACTAACCTTCAGAGGAAGTTCTCATATGACCT GTCACAATGCATCAACCAgatgaaagaattaaaagaacaatgtgaagaaagaataaatgagcTTACAAAAAAAGGTAGTGATGTATCAAAgatcaaagaaaacaaagacttcTCAGAAGATTCCAAAAAGAATCTCCAG GTTAATGTTCAACTCCCTGCCTTTAAGCAAGTGGAGTTCCAGCAGGCTGGCCTGGAACAGCAGAAAGCTGATGAAGATGTACCCAGAGTAGCACCTACAGCAAAAGAGACAAACACTCCTCAGGCTAAAG aaagaaaaattggtCTTGTTGCCATCAGAAAACAGGAGCctaaagcagaggaagaggggCATTTCAGTGAACTGAAAAACGCCCAGGATTCACTCAAGGTTTCCGCAGGCACTAAGGAGATGCCACCTGAGCCAGAGAAAGGACTGAATGcgtatgaaaatgaaaaacatgtaGCTGGGCTAGAGGCTGTagagccagcagcagagcagactgcCAATGAGGAGGTGGAGCGGGAGCAGCTCTTAAATTACGATGCTCGGCAGGATGACCTGCACCCTGGAAAGGATG GCCAACGTGGACAGGAAGCACTGAACCAGGACAAAAATGTTGACTACAATTTAGATGAGAATGAAGCTGAATCCGAaacagacaagcaagcagcGCTTGCAGGAATTGAAAATAACTTGCAcg TTCAAAACCATGAAGAGAATGTGAAGAATCACTTACTTGATCAAGTAGAAGAACAAGAGGTTGTGAACAAGGGAGGTTCATGA
- the GOLM1 gene encoding Golgi membrane protein 1 isoform X2 gives MHSKGPMGQTRNDVLPEDIEQKKQLFFPGWKVSTLVGFFCFFFFCLFFLMIGLGNSRRGMKSPPLLVAALLACIIVLGFNYWIASSRSVDLQNRIMELEGRVRRAAAERGAVELKKNEFQGELEKQREQIDKIQSLHSFQMENANRLHLEEKATLMNNITTNERLIQNLQEHLKELQTEYGKLQLDVYQFQKNQTNLQRKFSYDLSQCINQMKELKEQCEERINELTKKGSDVSKIKENKDFSEDSKKNLQVNVQLPAFKQVEFQQAGLEQQKADEDVPRVAPTAKETNTPQAKERKIGLVAIRKQEPKAEEEGHFSELKNAQDSLKVSAGTKEMPPEPEKGLNAYENEKHVAGLEAVEPAAEQTANEEVEREQLLNYDARQDDLHPGKDGQRGQEALNQDKNVDYNLDENEAESETDKQAALAGIENNLHVQNHEENVKNHLLDQVEEQEVVNKGGS, from the exons gTTTCCAcacttgtgggttttttttgttttttttttttttgtttgttttttttaatgataggGCTAGGAAACAGCCGCCGAGGGATGAAGTCTCCACCTCTTCTCGTAGCTGCACTCCTGGCATGTATCATTGTCTTGGGCTTCAATTACTGGATTGCAAGTTCTCGCAGTGTGGATTTGCAG aaTCGGATCATGGAACTGGAAGGCAGAGTccgcagagcagcagcagagagaggtgCGGTTGAGCTAAAGAAGAATGAATTCCAAGGAGAGCTAGAGAAGCAGCGAGAGCAGATTGATAAAATCCAATCCTTGCACAgttttcagatggaaaatgcCAACAGACTACATCTGGAAGAGAAG GCAACACTGATGAATAACATCACAACAAATGAGCGATTGATCCAGAATCTACAAG AACACTTGAAAGAGTTACAGACTGAATATGGAAAGCTGCAGCTGGATGTTTACCAGTTTCAGAAGAACCAGACTAACCTTCAGAGGAAGTTCTCATATGACCT GTCACAATGCATCAACCAgatgaaagaattaaaagaacaatgtgaagaaagaataaatgagcTTACAAAAAAAGGTAGTGATGTATCAAAgatcaaagaaaacaaagacttcTCAGAAGATTCCAAAAAGAATCTCCAG GTTAATGTTCAACTCCCTGCCTTTAAGCAAGTGGAGTTCCAGCAGGCTGGCCTGGAACAGCAGAAAGCTGATGAAGATGTACCCAGAGTAGCACCTACAGCAAAAGAGACAAACACTCCTCAGGCTAAAG aaagaaaaattggtCTTGTTGCCATCAGAAAACAGGAGCctaaagcagaggaagaggggCATTTCAGTGAACTGAAAAACGCCCAGGATTCACTCAAGGTTTCCGCAGGCACTAAGGAGATGCCACCTGAGCCAGAGAAAGGACTGAATGcgtatgaaaatgaaaaacatgtaGCTGGGCTAGAGGCTGTagagccagcagcagagcagactgcCAATGAGGAGGTGGAGCGGGAGCAGCTCTTAAATTACGATGCTCGGCAGGATGACCTGCACCCTGGAAAGGATG GCCAACGTGGACAGGAAGCACTGAACCAGGACAAAAATGTTGACTACAATTTAGATGAGAATGAAGCTGAATCCGAaacagacaagcaagcagcGCTTGCAGGAATTGAAAATAACTTGCAcg TTCAAAACCATGAAGAGAATGTGAAGAATCACTTACTTGATCAAGTAGAAGAACAAGAGGTTGTGAACAAGGGAGGTTCATGA
- the GOLM1 gene encoding Golgi membrane protein 1 isoform X4 — translation MIGLGNSRRGMKSPPLLVAALLACIIVLGFNYWIASSRSVDLQNRIMELEGRVRRAAAERGAVELKKNEFQGELEKQREQIDKIQSLHSFQMENANRLHLEEKATLMNNITTNERLIQNLQEHLKELQTEYGKLQLDVYQFQKNQTNLQRKFSYDLSQCINQMKELKEQCEERINELTKKGSDVSKIKENKDFSEDSKKNLQVNVQLPAFKQVEFQQAGLEQQKADEDVPRVAPTAKETNTPQAKERKIGLVAIRKQEPKAEEEGHFSELKNAQDSLKVSAGTKEMPPEPEKGLNAYENEKHVAGLEAVEPAAEQTANEEVEREQLLNYDARQDDLHPGKDGQRGQEALNQDKNVDYNLDENEAESETDKQAALAGIENNLHVQNHEENVKNHLLDQVEEQEVVNKGGS, via the exons atgataggGCTAGGAAACAGCCGCCGAGGGATGAAGTCTCCACCTCTTCTCGTAGCTGCACTCCTGGCATGTATCATTGTCTTGGGCTTCAATTACTGGATTGCAAGTTCTCGCAGTGTGGATTTGCAG aaTCGGATCATGGAACTGGAAGGCAGAGTccgcagagcagcagcagagagaggtgCGGTTGAGCTAAAGAAGAATGAATTCCAAGGAGAGCTAGAGAAGCAGCGAGAGCAGATTGATAAAATCCAATCCTTGCACAgttttcagatggaaaatgcCAACAGACTACATCTGGAAGAGAAG GCAACACTGATGAATAACATCACAACAAATGAGCGATTGATCCAGAATCTACAAG AACACTTGAAAGAGTTACAGACTGAATATGGAAAGCTGCAGCTGGATGTTTACCAGTTTCAGAAGAACCAGACTAACCTTCAGAGGAAGTTCTCATATGACCT GTCACAATGCATCAACCAgatgaaagaattaaaagaacaatgtgaagaaagaataaatgagcTTACAAAAAAAGGTAGTGATGTATCAAAgatcaaagaaaacaaagacttcTCAGAAGATTCCAAAAAGAATCTCCAG GTTAATGTTCAACTCCCTGCCTTTAAGCAAGTGGAGTTCCAGCAGGCTGGCCTGGAACAGCAGAAAGCTGATGAAGATGTACCCAGAGTAGCACCTACAGCAAAAGAGACAAACACTCCTCAGGCTAAAG aaagaaaaattggtCTTGTTGCCATCAGAAAACAGGAGCctaaagcagaggaagaggggCATTTCAGTGAACTGAAAAACGCCCAGGATTCACTCAAGGTTTCCGCAGGCACTAAGGAGATGCCACCTGAGCCAGAGAAAGGACTGAATGcgtatgaaaatgaaaaacatgtaGCTGGGCTAGAGGCTGTagagccagcagcagagcagactgcCAATGAGGAGGTGGAGCGGGAGCAGCTCTTAAATTACGATGCTCGGCAGGATGACCTGCACCCTGGAAAGGATG GCCAACGTGGACAGGAAGCACTGAACCAGGACAAAAATGTTGACTACAATTTAGATGAGAATGAAGCTGAATCCGAaacagacaagcaagcagcGCTTGCAGGAATTGAAAATAACTTGCAcg TTCAAAACCATGAAGAGAATGTGAAGAATCACTTACTTGATCAAGTAGAAGAACAAGAGGTTGTGAACAAGGGAGGTTCATGA